The following proteins are co-located in the Bombus pascuorum chromosome 3, iyBomPasc1.1, whole genome shotgun sequence genome:
- the LOC132905550 gene encoding protein outspread isoform X4 translates to MSGGTAGVRGTGAECRKFAPNIFNKSKCSSCFKQKEEHSAEALECNRATRKISKCGYLFVAPGWDFSNPLNRTKRWQRRWFVLYDDGELTYSVDEHPETVPQARIDMTRVLEVAAAEDITGHPYSLAITAPEGVTFVKGTCREETRWWADVLQVYSRNKGRHKRNATFPGGQTTILQVTPTIRSNTPNPPRPRFNSCRSEPRSNTWIPETSVSSDLCPPVFSSTPSLVTNSVVTTTSNATMSNGNVETNSDHRTRNLSPLRTSTPLENGGSTYLSSVSTTSSMNGSVSSTVYSTTSTPTTVSSSSSLTEKPPIVPNEGRSSYRDQPASSASPPTRDKLRAEDKARRRMNQHGERAGTACSSEKLDDDACRRILLEHEREREGKLRDIAASLTQPRVRRIKPRTSEPTRDVVDAANAAYQDKFIRGDPDGCGLDISGIRYSPTSELRVDLPAEDLLNIKKGWLMKQGLNKEWNKHWFVLRGCGLMYYRDPCAEDKGIMDGVIDLNTVTAVTPLQVARNYGFQTVAWDDRGSTVLSAVTAGIRASWMSAIRRAANLPDPDSSNDSLTVCQDGQQDNTPQSPTASITDRERDSVVPSTSVTPRSVLFSSDEEYRTASEGGRRESGDWSEVPVSPPLVRNGDWAGGLKGSSWSDSANHEWSELPPSPPLTRTALSRVKARSRSSSRSRVYKRSCSSPLSSRRSTLDSVRSEDLMMACCELGEDEDQHNGHMQNNSCLSSANESPLIVELLENQVSMLRDQLGQNQSHPSTLLVIIERQENEIESLKSQLNAARADVASAEKELSRLRQQKAEASIREKQVDELLNTIQRTEQQRNKDLEDLEKMKKMYNRDKEVLECKLLETEAILRETSERCEMLTKELASSHRTVEHLQSEVTSLSNRLSQGIDENERLYSKVRELEDKGGLSSSRERGRSFDSLSDLTNIELDLDFNTLDKERIVEEYDELRSRFEKAILEIRAMRKELREAHAIQDALELEIFAHKQDAASVSETNQAQLQLMAARIQDLTNKLAASEKQVRTLKQKLTKAESRDKRRSLSLKGRESFQISQEMEDKLLDLENKICAIERGKGTSAPVSTGCSSKESSPNPKKEKRRDGKSLDRTRLRRKSLDSATSSEPMKVLIRLSTLETKVANVTENMASDAEKDSSECSEISASSTSEVSLEIIARLRKLERVVSKSKRRLEKCLGSTQAEDKAEKCLREVNDILDSCLECKKNQASAQVTESVGVVVSRLETILKDKLSELTKRRQTLEQNGQLNDREKMKLVAERVAFEFVVLRQIKCAIGRTFDRSAVLSELVETSQLASSLMRKIHGTKPKTYQNTSYIQYLTRVLANKLVLVGGVAATETTTTEVSAARNESLNFLLQKQREVNEIVRKYKETKLRQLAEALAAETLSMSEQEDLNKHEVINSNKKLLEDRRIREAWALAQETVSKELVQAEVSHVIVRCGQMYEQNITSITDACLNFEGAENVTLESWIDAAQARLRQEMEVSTRELSDVYEECLHQLKKNKSTIVESKYESRQLLTEYADVIAHKALIDARIGLLQENTRQLTIFPGETFVSSLIRNDDVLSSLLEADDHEFQSNPILDAEYSYLYQQFSKDCEERISGSKRASKDQIKNVGQSLHYLEEDLVQLSKRVRGRLSENNENTQWPTKSPTVTIADWSSVCEKCSELRKQIKKLSDYMNSVTCKQCGQLQETIDRITAEHNQELETLKRNQERDLMDIKGELDNQRQSLTSQYEQEAASLREKARKLEHRLNAMDSEHSAHVNELRAAYQRSMSAELDTDAETRKRYKEEIKQLRALCEKGLLAMENSHRRIISEMEEKHRQELENLRVEKEQALSEETQATLAALDAMRKAHEHEVQKEIAKFKQEFIKQMQAREDIGVLHKEHEEEMEEIKQEILSLSAKYSSKCVESAALEEKVGSLTKQLAQAQQHIMQLDARNKQLRAHLVIETNDGTINDSMQMLRGRDNEIVEPREEIHRLQQLKS, encoded by the exons CCAGAAACGGTTCCTCAAGCGAGGATCGACATGACCCGCGTGTTGGAGGTCGCTGCAGCCGAAGACATCACTGGACATCCTTACAGCCTCGCGATCACCGCGCCGGAAGGAGTTACCTTCGTAAAAGGCACGTGCCGCGAGGAAACCAGATGGTGGGCCGATGTGCTGCAAGTCTACTCGAGGAACAAG GGCCGACATAAGAGGAACGCGACGTTCCCCGGTGGACAGACTACCATTCTTCAAGTCACTCCAACGATCAGAA GCAATACACCGAATCCTCCGCGACCTCGTTTCAACAGCTGTCGTTCAGAGCCACGCAGCAACACATGGATCCCAGAAACGAGCGTCTCTTCCGACCTCTGTCCACCAGTGTTCTCTTCCACACCATCTTTGGTAACCAACAGCGTGGTAACCACCACCAGCAATGCAACGATGAGCAATGGGAACGTGGAAACCAACAGCGACCATCGAACGAGAAACCTGTCGCCTCTAAGAACCAGCACACCCCTGGAGAACGGTGGTTCCACGTATCTATCTTCCGTCTCAACCACTTCGTCGATGAATGGAAGCGTGTCCAGCACTGTGTATTCAACCACGTCGACGCCAACGACCGTGTCAAGCAGCAGTTCCTTGACAGAGAAGCCACCGATCGTGCCCAACGAGGGTAGATCGAGCTACAGGGATCAGCCAGCGAGCAGCGCGTCCCCTCCGACCAGGGACAAGCTTCGAGCGGAGGACAAGGCCAGACGCAGGATGAATCAGCACGGAGAACGAGCCGGGACAGCCTGCTCCAGCGAGAAACTAG ACGATGACGCCTGTCGAAGAATCTTGCTGGAGCACGAGAGGGAACGAGAGGGAAAATTGCGGGATATTGCTGCCTCTTTGACCCAGCCACGCGTCAGGAGGATCAAACCGAGAACGTCTGAACCAACTAGGGACGTGGTGGATGCAGCTAACGCGGCGTATCAGGACAAATTC ATCAGAGGTGACCCAGACGGATGTGGCCTGGACATTTCGGGGATAAGATATTCTCCTACGTCCGAACTGAGGGTTGATCTGCCTGCTGAGGATTTATTAAACATCAAGAAAGGCTGGCTAATGAAGCAAGGATTGAACAAG GAATGGAACAAGCATTGGTTCGTGTTGCGCGGTTGCGGTCTCATGTACTACCGTGATCCTTGCGCGGAAGATAAGGGTATCATGGACGGTGTCATAGATCTGAATACCGTTACCGCCGTCACGCCCCTTCAAGTCGCAAGAAATTATGGATTCCAGACCGTG GCCTGGGATGATCGAGGATCTACCGTGCTCTCCGCGGTCACCGCTGGTATACGAGCCAGTTGGATGTCGGCCATTCGGAGGGCTGCCAATTTACCGGATCCTGACAGTAGCAACGATTCTCTGACCGTTTGTCAAGATGGACAGCAAGATAACACGCCTCAATCACCTACTGC ATCCATTACGGACCGTGAGAGAGACTCGGTTGTTCCATCGACCTCGGTCACGCCACGCTCAGTCCTCTTCTCTTCGGACGAGGAGTATCGAACAGCATCCGAGGGTGGCAGAAGAGAGTCCGGTGATTGGTCAGAAGTCCCAGTGTCACCACCTCTCGTAAGGAACGGCGATTGGGCCGGTGGACTGAAGGGATCGAGCTGGTCAGACTCAGCAAACCACGAATGGTCAGAATTACCCCCCTCACCACCGTTGACAAGAACAGCTCTATCCCGAGTAAAAGCACGGTCCAGATCAAGCTCCAGATCTAGAGTATACAAGAGAAGTTGTAGCTCGCCTTTAAGCTCAAGAAGAAGCACGTTGGACAGCGTGAGGTCGGAAGATCTAATGATGGCTTGCTGCGAACTTGGAGAAGACGAGGACCAACATAATGGACACATGCAGAACAATAGTTGTCTCTCGAGTGCCAACGAGAGTCCCTTGATCGTAGAATTGTTGGAGAATCAGGTGTCGATGTTGCGCGATCAGTTGGGTCAAAATCAATCCCACCCGAGCACGCTACTAGTCATTATCGAGCgtcaagaaaatgaaatagagAGTCTGAAGTCGCAGCTGAACGCCGCGAGAGCGGATGTTGCTAGTGCGGAGAAGGAGTTGTCCAGGTTGAGACAGCAGAAGGCTGAAGCTTCTATTAGGGAGAAACAGGTCGACGAACTGTTAAATACCATCCAGAGAACAGAGCAACAGAGGAACAAGGATTTAGAGGACTTggagaagatgaagaagatgTACAACAGAGACAAAGAGGTGTTGGAGTGCAAATTGCTGGAGACAGAGGCTATTCTTAGGGAGACGAGTGAACGGTGCGAAATGCTTACTAAGGAGTTGGCATCGAGTCATAGAACCGTTGAACATTTGCAGTCGGAGGTTACTTCATTGAGTAACAGATTGTCTCAAG GAATAGACGAAAACGAACGTTTATATAGCAAAGTTCGAGAATTGGAAGATAAAGGGGGACTATCTTCTTCAAGGGAGCGCGGGAGAAGCTTCGACTCTCTCAGTGACTTAACGAATATTGAGTTAGACCTGGACTTTAATACTCTTGATAAGGAAAG AATCGTGGAAGAATACGACGAACTGAGAAGCCGCTTTGAGAAAGCTATCCTGGAGATACGCGCGATGCGCAAGGAACTCCGTGAAGCGCACGCGATACAGGACGCACTGGAGCTAGAGATTTTCGCTCACAAGCAGGACGCAGCGAGTGTCAGCGAGACGAACCAGGCTCAGCTGCAATTAATGGCAGCTAGGATTCAAGATTTGACGAACAAGCTTGCAGCTAGCGAGAAACAAGTGAGAACGTTGAAGCAGAAGTTGACTAAAGCTGAAAgtagagataaaagaagatcGCTGTCGTTGAAGGGTCGTGAGTCCTTCCAGATCTCGCAAGAGATGGAGGACAAGCTGCTGGATCTGGAGAACAAGATCTGTGCTATAGAACGTGGAAAAGGTACCAGTGCACCAGTATCAACTGGATGCAGCTCGAAGGAATCGAGTCCTAACccaaagaaggagaaaagaagggACGGAAAGAGTCTGGATCGTACTAgattaagaagaaaatcgCTAGATAGTGCAACTAGTTCCGAACCGATGAAAGTGTTGATCAGACTCAGCACTCTAGAGACGAAGGTGGCGAACGTTACAGAAAATATGGCGAGTGACGCTGAAAAAGACTCCAGCGAGTGTAGCGAAATCAGTGCATCCTCCACCAGCGAAGTTTCATTGGAGATCATCGCGAGGTTAAGGAAATTGGAGAGGGTGGTGTCGAAGTCAAAGAGGAGGCTGGAGAAGTGTTTAGGTTCGACACAAGCGGAAGATAAAGCGGAGAAGTGTTTGCGCGAGGTGAACGACATCCTGGACTCGTGTTTAGAATGTAAGAAAAACCAAGCTAGCGCTCAAGTGACCGAGTCAGTAGGCGTAGTGGTATCTAGACTAGAGACTATACTTAAAGATAAATTGAGCGAACTCACGAAGAGACGGCAGACGCTCGAGCAGAACGGCCAACTAAACGACAGAGAGAAGATGAAGCTGGTCGCGGAGAGAGTGGCGTTCGAGTTCGTCGTTTTGAGACAGATCAAGTGCGCGATCGGCCGGACATTCGACCGGAGTGCCGTTCTCAGTGAATTGGTCGAAACTAGTCAGCTTGCCTCAAGCTTAATGCGTAAGATTCACGGAACTAAGCCCAAAACGTACCAAAACACCAGTTACATTCAGTATCTTACTAGAGTGTTAGCGAATAAGTTAGTACTAGTAGGTGGCGTGGCCGCGACGGAGACGACGACCACGGAGGTGTCCGCAGCTCGTAACGAGAGCTTGAACTTCCTGCTACAAAAACAACGCGAAGTGAACGAGATCGTACGgaaatataaagaaacgaaGTTGAGACAGCTCGCAGAAGCACTGGCTGCCGAAACGTTGAGCATGTCCGAGCAAGAGGATTTGAACAAACATGAGGTGATCAactcgaataaaaaattactagaAGATCGACGAATTCGCGAAGCGTGGGCGTTGGCTCAAGAAACGGTCAGCAAAGAGTTGGTACAAGCTGAAGTGTCTCACGTGATCGTGCGTTGCGGCCAAATGTACGAACAGAACATCACGAGCATCACCGATGCTTGTCTCAACTTTGAGGGCGCGGAGAACGTAACGTTGGAATCTTGGATCGATGCCGCGCAGGCCAGACTCCGTCAAGAGATGGAAGTTTCTACTCGCGAGCTATCCGACGTGTACGAGGAATGCCTTCATCAgctgaagaaaaataaatcgacGATAGTTGAATCGAAGTACGAGTCCCGGCAGTTGTTAACGGAATACGCGGACGTGATCGCGCACAAAGCTTTAATAGACGCCAGAATCGGGCTTCTTCAGGAGAATACGAGACAATTGACGATCTTCCCTGGGGAGACTTTCGTATCTAGTCTAATCCGAAACGACGACGTCCTTTCAAGTCTGCTAGAAGCGGACGACCACGAGTTCCAAAGCAATCCGATTCTCGACGCGGAGTACAGTTACCTTTATCAACAGTTTAGCAAGGACTGCGAGGAAAGGATATCCGGTTCAAAGCGTGCTTCGAAGGATCAGATAAAGAACGTTGGCCAGAGTTTGCACTACCTAGAAGAAGACTTAGTTCAATTGAGCAAACGCGTCCGAGGCAGATTGAGCGAGAATAACGAAAATACCCAGTGGCCTACGAAGTCGCCGACGGTTACCATCGCCGACTGGTCGAGCGTGTGCGAAAAATGCTCGGAATTGCGCAAGCAGATCAAGAAGCTGAGCGACTACATGAATAGCGTGACTTGCAAACAGTGTGGTCAATTGCAAGAAACCATTGATAGGATAACAGCCGAGCATAATCAAGAGTTGGAGACATTGAAGCGCAACCAGGAGAGGGATTTGATGGACATCAAAGGTGAACTAGACAATCAGAGACAATCTCTAACATCTCAGTACGAACAGGAAGCGGCCAGTCTACGAGAAAAGGCGAGGAAATTGGAACATAGACTGAACGCTATGGACTCTGAGCACTCTGCTCACGTGAACGAACTTAGAGCAGCTTATCAACGATCCATGAGCGCGGAATTGGACACAGACGCGGAAACAAGAAAGAGATATAAAGAGGAAATCAAACAATTACGAGCGTTGTGTGAGAAAGGTTTGCTGGCAATGGAAAATTCTCATAGACGCATTATTTCCGAGATGGAAGAGAAACATCGACAGGAATTGGAAAATCTGAGGGTGGAGAAAGAGCAGGCATTATCAGAAGAGACTCAAGCCACTCTGGCGGCTCTTGATGCTATGAGAAAGGCGCACGAACACGAAGTGCAGAAGGAAATAGCTAAGTTTAAGCaggaatttattaaacagatgCAGGCACGCGAGGACATTGGCGTGCTTCATAAAGAACACGA GGAAGAGATGGAGGAGATAAAGCAGGAAATTCTTTCGTTATCTGCAAAATATTCCTCTAAGTGTGTGGAGTCCGCGGCCCTGGAGGAAAAAGTAGGATCCCTTACCAAACAACTTGCTCAAGCGCAACAGCACATCATGCAACTAGACGCGAGAAACAAACAGCTGAGGGCACATTTGGTAATAGAAACGAACGATGGTACGATCAACGACAGTATGCAAATGCTGAGGGGCAGGGATAACGAGATTGTCGAGCCAAGGGAGGAAATTCATCGACTACAACAGTTGAAG AGCTGA